The window CGCGCACGACGCGCGCCGGCGTCGGACGCGTCAGCCAGCGGCGCTTGAGCTCGAGCAGGTCGTCGGCCACGGTCGCATCCAGCGCCCGCTGCAGCAGCGGCAGCAGCGCCGCGTGACGAGACGACACCGCGATGCCGTGCTCCTGGCGCAAGCCGGCCGCCGTGCCGGTGATCTGCACGTCGCTGCGCGGCGATTCGGCCAGCAGCACCGCCGCGGTGATGACGTCGGCCAGTGCCGCGTCGGCGCCGCCGCTCGCGACGCGCTCGACGCAGTTCGGCAGCGGATCGCAAGCCACCAGCTCGATGCCGGGGTAGCGCGCGGCGATCAACGGTCGCGCGAAATGCGCGGGTGGCAGCGCCAGGCGCCGGCCGACGAGCTGCTCCAGACCCCAGGCGCTGCCGCCGGGGCGGCCCAGCAGCACCATCGGGTGCTCGATGTAGGGACCGATGAAGCGCACCGTGTCGGCCGGCGTGGCCACCGCCGACAGGCCGAGCGCGAGGTCGACCTCTCCGCGCTGCAGCGCCGCCAGCGCCTCGGTGGCGCCGCTCGCGCGCCAGGTGCCGGACACGAGCCCGAGGCGTCCGAGCACCGCGCGCAGCACGTCGACCGACAGGCCCTGCGGCCGGCCATCGGCGTCGAGCACCGCGAACGGCAGCCGCCCGTCCACCACGGCGACATTCAGCGGCCGCTGCGCGGTGAGCAGCGCGCGCTCGGGGTCGTCCAGGCGCAGCGGCTCGGCGCGTCGCGCGAAATGCGGCTCCGCACGCCATCGGCCGATGATGAACTCGCGCGTCTCGGCGCCCATGCCCGCCAACGCCGCCGAGAGCGAGTCGAGCCGGGCGGCGCCGGCCTTCGGTGCCGCGAAATGCAGCGCGCCGCTCGGCAACGCCAGCGTGCGCACCAGCCGCAAGCCGGCGAGGCGCTCACGCTCGATGGTGCCGACGAGTACCGGCTGCGCCTCGATCATCACGTCGGCACGGCCCTGCTGCACGGCCCGCAGGCCGTCGGCGATGCTGGCCACCGGCACCCGCTGCGCCAGCGGGAACAGCTCGCGCGCATTGGCCTCGGCGGCGTAGCCGGCCACGGTGGCCAGACGCCGGCCGTTCAGGTCGGCCGCGAGCGAGCCCGACGGATCGCTCGCGCGGGTGACGACCGCCTGCTCGATCAGCGCATACGGCACCGAGAACGCCAGCGTCGGCTCGCGTTCGGCGTTGCGGGCCATCGACGAGGCGAGGTCGAGCCGCCCGGCGCGCAGATCGCGCTCGAGCGCCACGAAGTCGGTGTAGCGCACCGGCTCCACCTGCACCCCGAGCGCGGGCGCCAGCCGGCGCAGCATTTCCAGATCGGCGCCCCCGGCCTCGCTGCCCTCGGGCCAGATTTGGAACGGCGGGAAATCCGCCAGCATCCCGTAGCGCAGCGGCGATGGCGACGCGGCGCTGCAGGCGAGCGCACACAGGCCGAGCACGGACCCGGCCAGCCATCGCAGCGCCCGCGGCAAGCCGCTACGCATCTTCGTCCCGCAGCGTCAAAGGCCACCCTCCCTGGGTCGCTCCCCGATCGACGTTAGCACGGCCTGCGCGGCAGCGCGCGCGCCGTCGGGGCCGAAAAGCCCGCAGAATCCGCTCCAAGGCTGGGGACCCGGAAATGACACTGACCGAACTGCGCTACATCGTGGCCGTCGCCCGCGAGCGCCATTTCGGCCGCGCGGCGGAGGCCTGCTTCGTCTCGCAGCCGACGCTCAGCGTCGCGATCAAGAAGCTCGAGGACGAGCTCGACGTCAAGATCTTCGAGCGCGGCAGCAACGAGATCTCCACCACGCCGCTGGGCGAGGAGATCGTGCGCCAGGCGCAGTCGGTCATCGAGCAGGCACAGGCCATCAAGGAGATCGCCAAGCGCGGCCAGGACCCGCTGGCCGGCGCGCTGCGGCTGGGCATCATCTACACGATCGGTCCCTACCTGCTGCCTGATCTGGTGAGGCACGCGATCGACATGTTCCCGCAGATGCCGCTGATGCTGCAGGAGAACTTCACCGTCAAGCTGCTCGACATGCTGCGCACCGGCGAACTCGACGCGGCCATCATGGCCGAGCCCTTCCCCGACACCGGCCTCGCCATCGCGCCGCTCTACGACGAACCCTTCGTCGTCGCCTGCCCGGCCATCCATCCGCTGGCCAAGCGCGAGAGCGTCTCGTCGGAGGAGCTGAAGAAGGAGACGATGCTGCTGCTCGGCACCGGCCACTGCTTCCGCGACCACGTGCTCGAGGTGTGCCCGGAGTTCGCGCGCTTCTCGAGCGACGCCGAGGGCATCCGCAAGAGCTTCGAGGGCTCGTCGCTCGAGACCATCAAGCACATGGTCGCCTCCGGCATGGGCGTGACCGTGGTACCGCAGCTCAGCGTGCCGAAGGAGCCGCAGCCGCACCTGCGCTATGTGCCCTTCAGCGCGCCGCTGCCAACGCGCCGCGTGGTGCTCGCGTGGCGGCGCACCTTCACGCGCTACGAGGCCATCGCCGCGCTGCGCAACGCCATCTACGCCTGCGAACTGTCGGGCGTCACCCGCCTGACCCCCTGAGCGCCCGCGGCTATCGCCGCCATTGCCGCACCGTCATTGATCGGGCGGGATGCGCCTCCTAAACTGGCCGCGAAACATCGTGGACAACCTCTGGAGACTTGCATGGCGACCGAATCGAAGTGCCCGTTCAACCACGCCGCCGGCGGCGGCACGACCAACCAGGACTGGTGGCCCTCCCAGTTGCGGCTGGAGCTGCTGAACCAGCACTCGAGCAAGTCCGATCCGCTGGGTGCCGGCTTCGATTACGCCGAAGAGTTCAAGAAGCTCGACTACTTCGCGCTCAAGAAGGACCTGCTGGCGCTGATGACCGATTCGCAGGACTGGTGGCCGGCCGACTTCGGCCACTACGGCCCGCAGTTCGTGCGCATGGCCTGGCACGCCGCCGGCACCTACCGCACGGCCGACGGCCGCGGCGGCGGCGGCCGCGGGCAGCAGCGCTTCGCGCCGCTCAACAGCTGGCCCGACAACGTGAACATCGACAAGTCGCGCCGCCTGCTGTGGCCGATCAAGCAGAAGTACGGCCAGCGCATCAGCTGGGCTGACCTGCTGATCCTGACCGGCAACGTGGCGCTGGAGTCGATGGGCTTCCGCACGTTCGGCTTCGCCGGCGGCCGAGAGGACGTGTGGGAACCCGACAACGACGTGAACTGGGGCAACGAGACCACCTGGCTGGCCACCGACAAGCGCTTCACCGGCGACCGTGATCTCGACCAGCCACTGGCCGCCACCCACATGGGCCTGATCTACGTGAACCCCGAGGGTCCCAACGCCAGCGGCGATCCGCTTGCCGCCGCCAAGGACATCCGCGCGACCTTCGGCCGCATGGCGATGGACGACGAGGAGATCGTGGCGCTGATCGCCGGCGGCCACACCTTCGGCAAGGCGCACGGCGCCGCGCCCGAATCGCACAAGGGTCCCGAGCCCGAAGGCGCGCCGCTCGAGGCGCAGGGCCTGGGCTGGACCAGCAGCTTCGGCAGCGGCCACGGCAAGGACACCGTCTCCAGCGGCCTGGAGGTCACCTGGACCACCACGCCGGCGCGCTGGAGCAACGACTTCTTCGAGCACCTGTTCAAGTTCGAATGGGAGCTGACGCAATCGCCCGCCGGCGCGAAGCAGTGGACGGCCAAGGATGCGCCGGAGATCATTCCCGACGCGCACGTCCCCGGCAAGAAGCTCAAGCCGACGATGCTCACCACCGACCTGACGCTGCGCGTCGACCCCGAGTTCGAGAAGATCTCGCGCCGTTTCCTCGACAACCCGCAGGGCTTCGCCGACGCCTTCGCGCGCGCGTGGTTCAAGCTCACCCACCGCGACATGGGCCCGAAGGTGCGCTACCTCGGCCCCGAGGTGCCGAAGGAAGAGCTGCTCTGGCAGGACCCGCTGCCCCCGGCCACGCTGCCGGCGCCGAATGCCGCCGACGTCGCCGAGCTGAAGGCGAAGATCGCCGCATCGGGCCTGACGGTCGCACAGCTCGTGGCCACCGCCTGGGCCTCGGCCTCCACCTTCCGCGGCGGCGACAAGCGCGGCGGGGCCAACGGCGCGCGCCTTCGCCTGGCACCGCAGAAGGACTGGGAAGCCAACACCCCGGGCGAGCTGGCCAAGGTGCTGGCGACGCTGGAGACCCTCCAGAAGGCCTCGGGCAAGTTCTCGCTGGCCGACGTCATCGTGCTGGCTGGCGGCGTGGGCGTGGAGCAGGCCGCCAAGGCGGCGGGTGTCGGCATCGAGGTGCCGTTCGCCCCCGGTCGCGTCGACGCCACGCAGGAGCAGACCGATGTGGAGTCCTTCGCCTTCCTGGAACCGGTGGCCGACGGCTTCCGCAACTACTTCAAGGGCCCGGGCAGCGTGCCGGTGGAGCACCTGCTGGTCGACAAGGCGCAGCTGCTCACGCTCACCGCTCCCGAGATGACGGTGCTGGTCGGCGGGCTGCGCGTGCTGGGCGCCAACGCCGGCGGCAGCCGGCATGGCGTGTTCACCGACCGGCCGGGCGTGCTGACCCCCGACTTCTTCGTCAACCTGCTCGACATGCGCACAACGTGGCAGCCGGCCAACGGTGTGTACGAGGGCAAGGACCGCCAGACCGGCCAGCAGAAGTGGACCGCGACGCGGGTGGACCTGGCGTTCGGTTCCAACGCCGTGCTGCGCGCGCTGGCCGAGGTGTACGCCAGCGCCGACGGTCAGACCAAGTTCGTGCACGACTTCGTGGCCGCGTGGACCAAGGTCATGAACCTGGACCGCTACGACCTGGCCTGACCCGGCGGCTACAGTTCCAGCCATTCCCATTGACCCAGGAGCAAGCACGATGGCCAAGACCCGTACCGCCACGCCGCCGGTGAACATCGGCATCTCGGAGAAGGACCGCGCGGCGATCGCCAAGGGGCTCAACGCCCTGCTGGCGGACACCTACACGCTCTACCTCACGACCCACAACTTCCACTGGAACGTGACGGGGCCGATGTTCAACACGCTGCACACCATGTTCATGACGCAGTACACCGAGCTGTGGAACGCGGTCGACCCGGTCGCCGAGCGCATCCGTGCGCTGGGCTTCCCGGCCGCCGGCAGCTACGGCCAGTTCGGCAAGCTGAGTTCGCTGAAGGACGCGCCGGCCGAGCCGCCGAAGGCGATGGACATGGTGCGCATCCTCGTCGAGGGCCACGAGGCGGTGGCGCGCACCGCGCGCGGCATCTTCCCGCTGGCCGACAAGGCCTCCGACGAGCCCACCGCCGACCTGCTGACGCAGCGCCTCACGGTGCACGAGCAGGCGGCGTGGATGCTGCGCTCGCTGCTCGAGGAGTGAGCCGACGGCGGGCCGCTACAGCAGCCCGTCGATCGGCAGCCACGACAGCAGCCACACCCACAGCCGCGTGAGCCAGCCGGCCTCGGGCTCCTCGGTCAGCTCGATCGGCTGGCCTTCGGGCGTCTGGCCGCGCCAGCGCAGCGCGTCGGGGCCGCGGTCAGGGTCGCGCGTCACCTGCCAGGCCTGGCGCGGCACCTCGGTGTCGAACGCTTGTCCGATGCGCTGCGCGAGGCCTGGGTGCTCGAGCAATACGCCGATCTCGGTGTTGAGCCAGGCCGAGCGCGGATCGAAGTTGAACGAGCCGATGAACACGCGCTCGCCGTCGACGGCGAAGGTCTTGGCGTGCAGGCTCGCGCGCGACGAACCCAGGCCCAGCAGCCGCCCGCGCGCGCGACCTTCGGGTGCCGGGACCGGCCGCAGTTCGTAGAGCTCCACACCGCCGTCGAGCAGCGCCGGGCGATATGGTGCATAGCCGGCGTGCACCGCCGAGACATCCGTCGCGGCCAGCGAGTTGGTCAGCACGCGCAGCCGCACGCCGCGGTCGTGCAGCGCGGTGAACGCGGCCACGCCGTCGTCGGTGGGCACGAAGTAGGGCGACACGATGTCGATGCTGCGGTCGGCATTGCCCAGCGTGCGGGCCAGCCGCGGCAACATCAGCTCGCTCTCGCCGGCCTGCTTGAGCACCTTGTCGGGCGGGTCGACGAACAGCGTGGAGCGGCCCCAGACGAAGTCGGACGCCTGCGGCCCGCGCTCGCGCCAGCGCTCGACGCGCGGACGCTCGCGCAGGTCCTTCGCGTAGGCGCTGGCCTCGTCGAGCGCCGCCTGCTGCTCGGGCGTGAGCGGCCGGTCGTTGCCGGGCAACAGCAGCGACCGCCGCGGGTAGGCCGAGGCGCTGTTCCAGTAGGCGTCGAAGGACGCCGACACCTCACCGACGATCGGCCCGACCGCGAGCACATCGAGGTCGGCGAACTCCATGTCGGCCGCCGCGCCGAAGTACTCGTCGCCGACATTGCGTCCGCCGAGGATGGTGACCACGCCGTCGGCATTGAACGTCTTGTTGTGCATGCGCCGGTGCAGGCGCGAGAAGTCGGTGGCCAGGTCCCACGCGCGGCCCAGGCCGCGGTGCGGATAGGGGTTGAAGAAGCGCACCTCGGCGCCCGGGTGGGCATCGAGCTGCGACAGCAGCCCGTCGAGCGTGGGGCTGCCGTTGCCGTCGTCGAGCAGCAGGCGCACCCGCACGCCGCGCTCGGCCGCGGCCTGCAGGCGCGTCAGCAGCCAACGGCCGGTGCGGTCGCTGCGCCAGATGTAGGTCTGGATGTCCAGGCTGCTGCCGGCGCGGTCGACCAGCCAGACGCGTGCGGCGAAGGCGTCGAGCCCGCTGTCGAGCGGCACGAAGCCGGAGCGGCCGGGGTGCGCCTGCACCAGCGGCGCGACCTGCGCGGCCAGCGCGCCGGCGGTCGCCGCGGGCAGCGCGGCCTCGTCGGGCAACGGTGGCCGCGAGGGCAGCGAGGAGCAGCCCGCCAGCCCGAGCCAGGCCAGCAGCATCGCCACCCGCCACAGCGTCAGCGGGACAACGCGGTGGCGAGGGCGCGGGGTCGGCAGGTCGGACGCGAACGAGGGCATGGCGGCGGCTTCGCGCCGATGGTGCCATGCCGCACCCATGCGCCCTACACTCGCGGCCGATGTCCGCTGCGCCCGCTCAAGCACACCCGCCTTCGCGCCTGACGCTCTACCGCCAGCTGATCCGCTGGGACCGGCCGGCCGGTTGGCTGCTGCTGTTGTGGCCGACGCTCGGCGCGCTGTGGCTCGCCGCGGGCGGCTTCCCGGGCTGGCACCTGCTGGCGGTGTTCACGCTCGGGACCGTGCTGATGCGCAGCGCCGGCTGCTGCATCAACGACGTCGCCGACCGCGAGTTCGACCGCCACGTGAAGCGCACCGCCGAGCGGCCGGTGACGCGCGGCGCGGTGTCGGTGAAGGAGGCGCTGGCGGTCGGCGCCGTGCTGGCATTGGCCGCGTTCGCGCTGGTGCTCACCACCAACGCGCTGACCATCGCACTGTCGTTCCCGGCGCTGGCCGTCGCGGTGGCCTACCCCTACGCGAAGCGCTGCGTGGCGATGCCGCAGGCGGTGCTGGGCGTGGCCTTCAGCTTCGGCATCCCGATGGCCTTCAGCGCGGTGCGCGGCGGCAACGGCGCCTGGGGCCTGGCTGCGCTGAACGCGGCCGTGCCCTGGTGGGCCTGGGGCCTGCTGATCGGCAACCTGTTCTGGGTGCTGGCCTACGACACCGAGTACGCGATGGTCGACCGCGACGACGACCTGAAGATCGGCATCAAGACCTCCGCCATCACGCTGGGCCGCCACGACGTGACGGCGGTGATGAGCTTCTACCAGCTCTACCTGCTGGCTTGGGGCGCCATCGGCTTCTGGCAGGGACTCGGCGTGGCCTTCGCCGCCGGCCTGGCCGCGGCGGCGGTGCAGGTGGCTTGGCACCACACGCTGATCCGGGACCGCAGCCGCGACGGTTGTTTCAAGGCCTTTCGGCTGAACCACTGGGTGGGGTTTGCGGTGTTTGCGGGGATCGTAGTAGATCTGGGATGGCGTGCGTGATGGGTTGAGTTGGTGATCTGATGGGGCCTCAGTGCCCGCGGGGGGCTCGTGGCATGGGATTTGTGTGTCCCGGCAGTTGATCTCGACTGCAAGTGCCCGATAGGGTCGCGACGTCCAAACCTAGTTAGGCCTACAAGTGCTCGCCGAAATTACCGACTGGATCGAAGCTCACGAAGTAACGGTCGATCTACTAAAGGCCGCTGCTGTCGTGCTACTTGCATGGGCCTCGGGAGCGTTCTCCTATCTTCGTCGCTTCCGGAGAAAGCCACGCCTCGAAGTCGCATCAACAGCGAGCTTCATTTATGTCGAGCGTCCAAGTGAATCAACCCATCCTCCGAACGCGATGCGCGCGTCGTTCGTTGTCAACGCCTCACTCGTCAACGCTTCGAACGAAAAGATTGTTCTTGACCACTTTGAACTCTCCTATCGATCAAAGGGCTTCTGGCGATCACATCGTCAGCGCCTACTGAGGCTTGGATTCCCAGCGCGCCCACGTAAGAGAGTGGGAGAAATCACGAAATACATGAGCGTGTGGATCACAGAGTATCCACTCGACGAGATCAAGACCGCAGTCATCGACGGCTCTCTCGAACCGAAAGAATCCTGCGGCGGATACTTGCTTTTCACCAGCTTCACGTATGGCGCCTGGAATCCGAAAATCAAAGATGAGCAAGTGCATGTAAGACTTCGAGCCAAGCTAACGTCGCAGCAGTGGCTCAGCAAGTCTGCAAGGCTGCGAGTGGTAACCGACCCCGCAATAGTCGAAGAGTTTTCACCGGGCTTTGTAGAGCATGTCGCCCATGAGTCCACTTGGAACCACGACCTCTCTGTTCGGCGGTAGGCCTTGTATCTTCGCAAATACCGTGGTTGAGGTTTGACCTTCGGAGGATTCGCGACCGGTGCGCGCCCTTAGGGATAGAGCCCCCGCTCCTCACGCGCCGTGAGAATCCGCTCACACGCCACCGCGAAGGTCGCCGTGCGCAGCGTGATCTTGTGCAGGTCGGCGGTGTCCCAGATGCGCCGCAGTGCGTCGACCATGATCTTGTCGAGCCGCACGTTGATCTCGTCCTCGGTCCAGAAGAAGGACGAGAAGTCCTGCACCCACTCGAAGTAGCTGACGGTCACGCCGCCGGCGTTGCAGATGACGTCGGGCACCACCAGCACGCCGCGGTCGCGCAGGATGTCGTCGGCCGCGGGCACCGTGGGGCCGTTGGCGCCTTCGAGCACCAGCCTGGCCTTGATGCGCGCGGCGCGCTCGGCGCTGATCACGCCCTCCAGCGCCGCGGGGATCAGGATGTCGGCGTTCACGTCCCAGAACGATTCGCCGTCCATCGCCTCCGCGCCCTTGAAGCCGCCCACGCCGCCCACCTGCTTCACGTAGGGCACCAGCTCGGCGAGGTCGAGCCCCTTGTCGTTGTAGATGGTCCCGGTGTGGTCCTGCGCCGCAACGATCTTCGCGCCGGCCTGGGCGAACAGCTCTGCAGCGGAGCCGCCCACGTTGCCGAAGCCCTGCACCGCCACACGGGCGCCGTCGAGCGCCAGGCCGAGGCGGCGCGCCGCCTCGCGGCCGGTGACGAACACGCCGCGGCCGGTGGCCTTCACGCGGCCCAGCGAGCCGCCCAGGTGGATGGGCTTGCCGGTGACGACGCCGGTCGCGGTGGCGCCGGTGTTCTGCGAGTAGGTGTCCATCATCCAGGCCATGATCTGGCCGTTGGTGTTGACGTCGGGCGCGGGGATGTCGCGCTGCGGGCCGATGATGATGCCGATCTCGCTGGTGTAGCGGCGCGTCATCTTCTCCAGCTCCTTCTGGGAAAGCTGCTTCGGGTCAACGCGGATGCCACCCTTGGCGCCGCCGTAGGGCAGGTTCACCGCGGCGCACTTCACCGTCATCCAGGCCGACAGCGCCATCACCTCTTCCAGCGTCACGTCGGGGTGGTAGCGCACGCCGCCCTTGCCGGGGCCGCGGCTCAGGTTGTGCTGCACGCGGAAGCCCTCGAAGTGGCGCACCGAGCCGTCGTCCATTTCGATCGGCACGTCGACGATCAGCGCGCGCTTGGGCCGCTTCAGCGTCTCGGCCCATTTGCCGAGGTGCCCCAGGTAGGGGATCACGCGATCGACCTGCGACAGGTAGGTCCCCCAGGGGCTGGTGGGTGACGGCGTGACGTAGGAGAGGAAGCTGCTCAGCTGCGTGGGGTCGGTCTTGGCGCTCATGCGGTGTCCTTGTGGGGTCTGGATGACGCCGCGTTCGTGGCGCGGCCACGAGACTTTAGGCGCCGTCGCACCGCTGCGCCTATCGGGTTGATGCCGGGTTTGCATGCCTGCCGCGGGCGGCGTTCATCGACGCGTGCCCCCTCACCCCGGCCCTCTCCCCCGGTGGCCGGGGGAGAGGAGGCACATCGGCTCAGCCGCCGAACTCGTCGCCCAGCTCGACCGCGCGGCGCTGCGCCGCACGAACAGCGCGCACGATCGCCGCCGGCACGCCGTCGGCCTGCATCGCGACGAGCGCCGCATGCGTGGTGCCGCCGCGCGAGGTGACGCGCTCGCGCAGCACCGACGGCGGCTCGGCGCTCTGCGCCGCCAGCGCGGTGGCGCCGGAGAAGGTGCCGAGCGCCAGCGCCCGGCCCTGCTCGGGCGTCAGGCCCATGTCGCGCGCGGCGTCCATCAGCGCCTCGATGAACAGGAACACGTAGGCCGGGCCGGAGCCCGACAGGGCGGTCACGGCGTCGAGGTCGGCCTCGCGATCGACCCACAGCGTGGCGCCGGTGGGCGCCAGCAGCGCCTCGACGCTGCTGCGCTGGCCGGCGTCGACCTCGGGCCGCGCGTACAGCCCGGCAATGCCCTGGCCGATCAGCGCGGGCGTGTTGGGCATCGCCCGCACCACGCAGCGGTTGCCGGTGGCGGCGACGATGGCGTCGGTGCGGATGCCCGCCATGACGCTGAGCTGGGCGGCCTCGCCCACATGCGGCGCGCAGGGCGCGGCCGCCTCCCGGAAGATCTGGGGCTTCACGGCCCACACCACCAGGCCGGCATCGGCCAGCGCCGGCGTCGCCTGCTCGGTGGCGACGATGCCGAAGGCCTGCTTCAGGCGCTCGCGCTGCTCGGCCCAGGGTTCGACGACCAGGACTTCGTGCGCGTGCACGCCGCTGCGCAACAGGCCGCCGATCAGCGCGCTGGCCATGTTGCCGCCGCCGATGAAGGCGATGGGAGAGGAAAGGTGGTTCATCGGCAACTCCAGGGGCGGGATTTCGATCGGAGTTCGAGTCTAGCCAGCCGGGCGCGTTCCGCGCCGCGCGGCTCAGTGTGCGCCGGCCAGCAGCGCGGCATTGCCGCCGGCCGCCGCGGTGTTGACGGTCACCACCTGCTCGGCACAGAAGCGGTACAGGTAGAGCGGCCCGCCGGCCTTCGGGCCGGTGCCGCTGAGGCCTTCGCCGCCGAAGGGCTGCACGCCGACCACCGCGCCGATCATGTTGCGGTTGACGTAGACGTTGCCGACGCGCGCCGCGTGCGCGATGCGCTGTGCGCGCGAGTCGATGCGCGTCTGGACACCGAGCGTGAGGCGGTAGCCCAGCGCATTGATCTGCGCCACCAGCGCCTCCACGTCGGCCGCACCGCCGTGTGCGGCGGTGCCCGGGCCCCAGCGCACGACGTGCAGCACCGGGCCGAACACCTCCTGGCGCAGGTCGGCCACGCGCGCCAGTTCGTAGGCGCAGGGGGCGATGTGCTGCGCGCCGGCCGGGCCGTCGGGCAGCGCGCGGCGCGCCAGCAGCGTGGCCTCGCGGTCGAGCCGCTCGAGCTGGCGCGTGATGCCGGCGTGCGCCTCGGCATCGATCACCGGGCCGACGTCGGTGGCGTACTCCGCCGGGTCGCCGACGGCCAGCTCCTGCAGCGCGCCGCCGATCATCGCGATCACGCCGTCGGCCACGCCCTCGTGCACGCACAGCAGGCGCAGCGCCGAGCAGCGCTGGCCGGCTGAGCGGAAGGCGCTCTGCACCACGGCATCGGCCACCTGCTCGGGCAGCGCGCTGCTGTCGACCACCATCGCATTGAGGCCGCCGGTCTCGGCGATCAGCGGGACGATGGCGCCGTCCTTCGCAGCGAGCGCGCGCTGGATGTGCTTGGCCACCGGCGTCGAGCCGGTGAAGCACACGCCCGCGGTCAGCGGGTGCGCCACCAGC is drawn from Methylibium petroleiphilum PM1 and contains these coding sequences:
- the katG gene encoding catalase/peroxidase HPI, translated to MATESKCPFNHAAGGGTTNQDWWPSQLRLELLNQHSSKSDPLGAGFDYAEEFKKLDYFALKKDLLALMTDSQDWWPADFGHYGPQFVRMAWHAAGTYRTADGRGGGGRGQQRFAPLNSWPDNVNIDKSRRLLWPIKQKYGQRISWADLLILTGNVALESMGFRTFGFAGGREDVWEPDNDVNWGNETTWLATDKRFTGDRDLDQPLAATHMGLIYVNPEGPNASGDPLAAAKDIRATFGRMAMDDEEIVALIAGGHTFGKAHGAAPESHKGPEPEGAPLEAQGLGWTSSFGSGHGKDTVSSGLEVTWTTTPARWSNDFFEHLFKFEWELTQSPAGAKQWTAKDAPEIIPDAHVPGKKLKPTMLTTDLTLRVDPEFEKISRRFLDNPQGFADAFARAWFKLTHRDMGPKVRYLGPEVPKEELLWQDPLPPATLPAPNAADVAELKAKIAASGLTVAQLVATAWASASTFRGGDKRGGANGARLRLAPQKDWEANTPGELAKVLATLETLQKASGKFSLADVIVLAGGVGVEQAAKAAGVGIEVPFAPGRVDATQEQTDVESFAFLEPVADGFRNYFKGPGSVPVEHLLVDKAQLLTLTAPEMTVLVGGLRVLGANAGGSRHGVFTDRPGVLTPDFFVNLLDMRTTWQPANGVYEGKDRQTGQQKWTATRVDLAFGSNAVLRALAEVYASADGQTKFVHDFVAAWTKVMNLDRYDLA
- the ubiA gene encoding 4-hydroxybenzoate octaprenyltransferase, which produces MSAAPAQAHPPSRLTLYRQLIRWDRPAGWLLLLWPTLGALWLAAGGFPGWHLLAVFTLGTVLMRSAGCCINDVADREFDRHVKRTAERPVTRGAVSVKEALAVGAVLALAAFALVLTTNALTIALSFPALAVAVAYPYAKRCVAMPQAVLGVAFSFGIPMAFSAVRGGNGAWGLAALNAAVPWWAWGLLIGNLFWVLAYDTEYAMVDRDDDLKIGIKTSAITLGRHDVTAVMSFYQLYLLAWGAIGFWQGLGVAFAAGLAAAAVQVAWHHTLIRDRSRDGCFKAFRLNHWVGFAVFAGIVVDLGWRA
- a CDS encoding phospholipase D family protein, with protein sequence MPSFASDLPTPRPRHRVVPLTLWRVAMLLAWLGLAGCSSLPSRPPLPDEAALPAATAGALAAQVAPLVQAHPGRSGFVPLDSGLDAFAARVWLVDRAGSSLDIQTYIWRSDRTGRWLLTRLQAAAERGVRVRLLLDDGNGSPTLDGLLSQLDAHPGAEVRFFNPYPHRGLGRAWDLATDFSRLHRRMHNKTFNADGVVTILGGRNVGDEYFGAAADMEFADLDVLAVGPIVGEVSASFDAYWNSASAYPRRSLLLPGNDRPLTPEQQAALDEASAYAKDLRERPRVERWRERGPQASDFVWGRSTLFVDPPDKVLKQAGESELMLPRLARTLGNADRSIDIVSPYFVPTDDGVAAFTALHDRGVRLRVLTNSLAATDVSAVHAGYAPYRPALLDGGVELYELRPVPAPEGRARGRLLGLGSSRASLHAKTFAVDGERVFIGSFNFDPRSAWLNTEIGVLLEHPGLAQRIGQAFDTEVPRQAWQVTRDPDRGPDALRWRGQTPEGQPIELTEEPEAGWLTRLWVWLLSWLPIDGLL
- a CDS encoding Dps family protein, which translates into the protein MAKTRTATPPVNIGISEKDRAAIAKGLNALLADTYTLYLTTHNFHWNVTGPMFNTLHTMFMTQYTELWNAVDPVAERIRALGFPAAGSYGQFGKLSSLKDAPAEPPKAMDMVRILVEGHEAVARTARGIFPLADKASDEPTADLLTQRLTVHEQAAWMLRSLLEE
- a CDS encoding Glu/Leu/Phe/Val family dehydrogenase; translated protein: MSAKTDPTQLSSFLSYVTPSPTSPWGTYLSQVDRVIPYLGHLGKWAETLKRPKRALIVDVPIEMDDGSVRHFEGFRVQHNLSRGPGKGGVRYHPDVTLEEVMALSAWMTVKCAAVNLPYGGAKGGIRVDPKQLSQKELEKMTRRYTSEIGIIIGPQRDIPAPDVNTNGQIMAWMMDTYSQNTGATATGVVTGKPIHLGGSLGRVKATGRGVFVTGREAARRLGLALDGARVAVQGFGNVGGSAAELFAQAGAKIVAAQDHTGTIYNDKGLDLAELVPYVKQVGGVGGFKGAEAMDGESFWDVNADILIPAALEGVISAERAARIKARLVLEGANGPTVPAADDILRDRGVLVVPDVICNAGGVTVSYFEWVQDFSSFFWTEDEINVRLDKIMVDALRRIWDTADLHKITLRTATFAVACERILTAREERGLYP
- a CDS encoding hydrogen peroxide-inducible genes activator: MTLTELRYIVAVARERHFGRAAEACFVSQPTLSVAIKKLEDELDVKIFERGSNEISTTPLGEEIVRQAQSVIEQAQAIKEIAKRGQDPLAGALRLGIIYTIGPYLLPDLVRHAIDMFPQMPLMLQENFTVKLLDMLRTGELDAAIMAEPFPDTGLAIAPLYDEPFVVACPAIHPLAKRESVSSEELKKETMLLLGTGHCFRDHVLEVCPEFARFSSDAEGIRKSFEGSSLETIKHMVASGMGVTVVPQLSVPKEPQPHLRYVPFSAPLPTRRVVLAWRRTFTRYEAIAALRNAIYACELSGVTRLTP
- a CDS encoding transporter substrate-binding domain-containing protein; protein product: MRSGLPRALRWLAGSVLGLCALACSAASPSPLRYGMLADFPPFQIWPEGSEAGGADLEMLRRLAPALGVQVEPVRYTDFVALERDLRAGRLDLASSMARNAEREPTLAFSVPYALIEQAVVTRASDPSGSLAADLNGRRLATVAGYAAEANARELFPLAQRVPVASIADGLRAVQQGRADVMIEAQPVLVGTIERERLAGLRLVRTLALPSGALHFAAPKAGAARLDSLSAALAGMGAETREFIIGRWRAEPHFARRAEPLRLDDPERALLTAQRPLNVAVVDGRLPFAVLDADGRPQGLSVDVLRAVLGRLGLVSGTWRASGATEALAALQRGEVDLALGLSAVATPADTVRFIGPYIEHPMVLLGRPGGSAWGLEQLVGRRLALPPAHFARPLIAARYPGIELVACDPLPNCVERVASGGADAALADVITAAVLLAESPRSDVQITGTAAGLRQEHGIAVSSRHAALLPLLQRALDATVADDLLELKRRWLTRPTPARVVRELLLRYLPWVATALALLLAAWWWHHRGLRREMQRTLGAQRQAERARGASERFVTFLAHEVRNSLHSVIAGAELLRSGREVSASVAGSLGDSARSTLNLLNNLLDRNRLDAGRLSLHLEPVQLGPLLRGVRAEMLPAARARQLTLTCTAPMPDPLLRVDALRVEQIVRNLVANAIKYSERGEILIEARCTPQAGEEASRCVIEVRVRDQGPGIAEADQARLFERYYTAGGRTAARSGTGLGLSLCRDLAALMGGALHIESSPGHGTTALLRWTADVETEATGPAPLAEDAPRRLLLVEDADVYAMLLERALAAQGYAVRVAGSLAEAQAALAAPGPPFEVVLTDLNLGDGDAHGVIAAVRARAGAGLPAIVVMSADVDPERVAPLREAGAEALLQKTGDVALLVRQLLTHVNTGP